In Desulfomonile tiedjei DSM 6799, a genomic segment contains:
- the glmU gene encoding bifunctional UDP-N-acetylglucosamine diphosphorylase/glucosamine-1-phosphate N-acetyltransferase GlmU produces MNDITALILAAGKGTRMKSKLCKVLHTAAGRSLIDYVLDSVQALGAAKIVLVVGHQSQEVITAIELAGVEYAIQEPQLGTGHAVMAARDLLQGSTGHILILCGDIPLIRSETLSRFVECHAANNSGITVMTTIMDDPLGYGRIIRDDYGLIRAIVEEKDATPDQRLVCEINSGIYLVRAELLFSLLDRIGSDNAQHEYYLTDIVREAVCDGMPVHGFLVEDSREVIGINTRSELAKVSTIIWDSVRESLMRSGVTLLDPTTAYVDSRVKIGQDTIIHPNVTISGLSEIGDDCVIESGVYILDSRLGDGVRVLQGSRLDRAEVHDGTSVGPMAHLRPEATIGRNAKIGNFVEVKKSVIGDGSKASHLTYLGDSSIGKNVNIGCGTITCNYDGKKKHRTVIHDRCFVGSDVQFVAPVEVGPGSVIGAGSTITRDVPEKSLAVSRTKQKIYPLRKGQGSTEPDENRES; encoded by the coding sequence ATGAATGACATTACTGCTCTCATACTCGCTGCGGGCAAAGGCACTCGCATGAAATCGAAGCTGTGCAAAGTGCTTCATACGGCAGCAGGGAGATCTCTGATCGACTATGTCCTTGATTCCGTACAGGCTTTGGGAGCTGCTAAAATCGTTCTTGTCGTAGGACACCAATCTCAGGAAGTCATCACTGCCATCGAACTCGCCGGCGTAGAATATGCCATTCAGGAACCGCAATTGGGGACGGGCCATGCCGTCATGGCCGCACGGGATCTGCTCCAGGGAAGTACCGGCCATATCTTGATTCTCTGTGGCGATATTCCTCTCATTCGATCGGAAACCCTGTCCCGTTTCGTAGAGTGTCATGCAGCCAACAACTCGGGGATTACGGTCATGACCACGATCATGGACGATCCGCTGGGTTATGGCAGAATTATTCGTGATGACTACGGCCTGATTCGGGCCATTGTTGAGGAAAAAGACGCCACACCCGATCAAAGACTGGTGTGTGAAATAAATAGCGGAATCTACCTGGTACGTGCAGAACTGCTGTTTTCTCTCCTGGATCGGATCGGTTCCGACAATGCACAGCACGAGTACTACCTGACCGATATCGTACGGGAAGCTGTGTGCGACGGCATGCCCGTTCACGGTTTTCTCGTGGAAGATTCTCGGGAAGTAATAGGAATCAATACCCGCTCCGAATTAGCCAAAGTTTCCACTATCATCTGGGACTCCGTACGCGAATCTCTGATGAGATCAGGTGTGACTCTCCTCGATCCGACCACTGCGTATGTGGACAGTCGCGTCAAAATCGGGCAGGATACGATTATTCATCCCAATGTGACAATCAGCGGCCTATCGGAAATAGGCGATGATTGCGTGATCGAATCAGGTGTGTATATTCTGGATAGCAGGTTGGGTGATGGAGTTCGTGTACTGCAGGGGTCCAGACTCGATAGGGCTGAAGTGCATGACGGGACTTCCGTCGGGCCGATGGCGCACTTAAGGCCCGAAGCCACGATCGGCAGGAATGCAAAAATCGGCAATTTCGTTGAAGTGAAGAAGTCGGTCATCGGAGATGGAAGCAAGGCTTCCCACCTTACGTACCTGGGCGACAGCAGTATAGGAAAGAATGTCAACATTGGATGCGGAACGATTACCTGCAACTACGACGGAAAGAAAAAACACCGTACCGTAATCCATGACCGATGTTTCGTCGGCTCGGACGTGCAATTCGTTGCTCCTGTGGAAGTCGGTCCGGGTAGCGTGATCGGCGCCGGAAGCACCATCACGCGAGATGTTCCCGAAAAGAGTCTGGCTGTATCCAGGACCAAACAGAAAATCTATCCCTTGCGAAAAGGCCAAGGATCGACGGAACCTGATGAGAATAGGGAATCTTGA